The proteins below come from a single Microtus ochrogaster isolate Prairie Vole_2 chromosome 8, MicOch1.0, whole genome shotgun sequence genomic window:
- the Frat1 gene encoding proto-oncogene FRAT1 — protein MPCRREEEEEAGDEAEGEDDDDSFLLLQQSVTLGGSADVDQLIAQIGETLQLDAAHDDPASPCAAPGPPPPPPPPRVVAVLPADKARAPTRRLLRAAASAEAGDPAPPGAVRCVLGERGRVRGRAAPYCVAELAGGASALCPLPPQPGLEGPSGTGKPSIPQPLSGPCRRGWLRSAAASRRLQQRRGSQPEIRTGDDDPHRLLQQLVLSGNLIKEAVRRLHSRRLQLHAKLPAHQFIGPLSAPVHEPPSPRSPRAACSDPGACARRARLRTGDDLLVPGS, from the coding sequence ATGCCGTGccggagggaggaggaggaggaagccggCGACGAGGCGGAGGGGGAGGACGACGACGACAGCTTCCTTCTGCTGCAGCAGTCGGTGACTCTGGGCGGCTCGGCCGACGTGGACCAGCTCATCGCCCAGATCGGCGAGACGCTGCAGCTGGACGCGGCGCACGACGACCCGGCCTCGCCGTGTGCTGCCCCGGGTCCCCCGCCCCCTCCTCCGCCCCCGCGAGTCGTGGCGGTGCTGCCGGCGGACAAGGCCCGGGCCCCAACTAGGCGGCTGCTGCGAGCGGCCGCATCTGCGGAGGCCGGGGACCCGGCGCCCCCGGGGGCGGTGCGCTGCGTGCTAGGAGAGCGCGGGCGCGTGCGGGGTCGGGCGGCTCCCTACTGCGTGGCGGAGCTCGCCGGGGGCGCCAGCGCCCTGTGCCCTCTGCCCCCGCAACCTGGCCTTGAGGGACCCTCGGGAACTGGCAAGCCAAGCATCCCGCAGCCTCTTTCGGGCCCGTGCCGGCGGGGTTGGCTCCGGAGCGCAGCCGCGTCCCGCCGCCTGCAACAACGACGCGGCTCTCAGCCAGAGATCCGCACCGGCGACGACGATCCGCACCGGCTCCTGCAGCAGCTCGTGCTCTCGGGAAACCTCATCAAGGAGGCGGTGCGGAGGCTCCATTCGCGACGGCTACAGCTACACGCAAAGCTTCCCGCACACCAGTTCATCGGGCCTCTGTCGGCCCCGGTGCACGAGCCGCCTTCACCCCGGAGCCCTCGAGCGGCCTGCAGCGACCCCGGCGCTTGCGCGAGGAGGGCGCGGCTCAGAACTGGGGACGACCTACTTGTCCCTGGCAGCTAA
- the Frat2 gene encoding GSK-3-binding protein FRAT2 → MPCRREEEEEAGDEAEGEDDDDSFLLLQQSVTLGGSADVDQLIAQIGETLQLDAAHDDPASPCAAPGPPPPPPPPRVVAVLPADKARAPTRRLLRAAASAEAGDPAPPGAVRCVLGERGRVRGRAAPYCVAELSGGASALSGLGRRGWLPGAVTSRRIQQRRWAPGGARAGDDDPHRLLQQLVLSGNLIKEAVRRLQRAVAAVAATSPASAPGSVSGRSGPDSGTWL, encoded by the coding sequence ATGCCGTGccggagggaggaggaggaggaagccggCGACGAGGCGGAGGGGGAGGACGACGACGACAGCTTCCTTCTGCTGCAGCAGTCGGTGACTCTGGGCGGCTCGGCCGACGTGGACCAGCTCATCGCCCAGATCGGCGAGACGCTGCAGCTGGACGCGGCGCACGACGACCCGGCCTCGCCGTGTGCTGCCCCGGGTCCCCCGCCCCCTCCTCCGCCCCCGCGAGTCGTGGCGGTGCTGCCGGCGGACAAGGCCCGGGCCCCAACTAGGCGGCTGCTGCGAGCGGCCGCATCTGCGGAGGCCGGGGACCCGGCGCCCCCGGGGGCGGTGCGCTGCGTGCTAGGAGAGCGCGGGCGCGTGCGGGGTCGGGCGGCTCCCTACTGCGTGGCCGAGCTCTCCGGGGGCGCCAGCGCGCTTTCCGGGCTGGGGCGGCGGGGGTGGCTCCCGGGTGCCGTGACATCTCGGCGAATCCAGCAGCGGCGGTGGGCTCCCGGCGGAGCGCGTGCTGGCGACGACGACCCACACCGGCTCCTGCAGCAGCTCGTGCTCTCGGGAAACCTCATCAAGGAGGCGGTGCGCAGGCTCCAGCGAGCGGTTGCGGCGGTCGCAGCCACGAGCCCCGCGAGCGCCCCGGGGTCCGTGAGTGGTCGAAGCGGACCGGACTCGGGCACCTGGCTCTGA